In a single window of the Necator americanus strain Aroian chromosome X, whole genome shotgun sequence genome:
- a CDS encoding hypothetical protein (NECATOR_CHRX.G21285.T1) — protein sequence MLFIFLLVFVHTAAPVSVTRDFSTTERAPFSAQAGIFSDEEIGPMFSMAPDTDFEEALSAMKSTRGFSGGSSILPEAKPPGFEPQPPGVEETPEYREMMRNGAYAESNTPAKIDYPATATVSYEGLPLNDNAIESFTSKDVTTEQEESSGEQKLTTIASHVDVEFSSLDSDGSGQIELNRGVEKVSGEVGQYSSYESPKTLSEVTPYGQQQTLTVPAYGDPSYDGYGQSAVSQSISTSPDTPYDLVPWSTTTSDSENDGFTHNEALTNVLHDTVPQTTVLPDTGYEGGGQSAPPPEARTSVGAQSTDSSTMQSYDGVAQVSNYDVVPSSSYDEAAQHITSYDLPFASAGENSMSTNSIPSTEIQKGQEQQNVFHDAVKEKSNNGQTVLNAPVAKETFGTKEAGKLEKYMEDVDKRSTKTSGKAAVIGPPADRAPPRRGAVEGCPEPVLCAKNCFVYINENGCQDCQCLWQALACDNDNDCPEEVQYCDLGKCNCRPGQRQDMARSGFCEPDPKFKGTFPQEDIGQFAKRTKRAATSQLDSLNKHAHLEVPTDTRTILPRVFQ from the exons ATGCTCTTCATATTTCTACTGGTATTCGTCCATACTGCTGCTCCAGTCAGCGTTACTCGCGATTTTTCAACCACCGAAAGAGCACCTTTCTCTGCTCAG GCAGGCATATTTTCCGATGAAGAAATAGGTCCGATGTTTTCTATGGCACCAGACACCGATTTCGAGGAAGCTCTATCGGCTATGAAGTCAACACGAG GTTTCTCAGGTGGTTCGTCGATTCTTCCTGAAGCAAAACCACCAGGCTTTGAGCCTCAGCCACCAGGTGTTGAAGAAACTCCTGAGTACAGGGAAATGATGAGGAATGGAGCTTATGCGGAAT CGAATACTCCAGCCAAAATAGACTATCCGGCAACAGCCACGGTTTCTTACGAAGGACTTCCACTAAATGACAACGCTATTGAATCATTCACTAGCAAG GATGTCACTACGGAGCAGGAAGAGTCGTCCGGGGAACAGAAATTGACAACAATCGCTTCACACGTAGATGTTGAGTTTTCATCACTCGATTCGGATGGGTCTGGACAAATCGAATTAAACAGAGGCGTTGAGAAAGTATCGGGTGAAGTCGGGCAGTACTCCTCCTACGAAAGCCCAAAAACACTTTCTGAAGTTACTCCTTACGGTCAACAACAAACATTAACTGTACCAGCATATGGTGATCCCTCCTATGACGGCTACGGTCAATCGGCCGTCTCACAATCAATCTCAACGTCACCTGATACTCCTTACGATTTAGTTCCGTGGAGTACGACCACATCGGATTCAGAAAATGACGGATTTACTCATAACGAAGCGCTGACGAACGTATTGCACGACACAGTGCCGCAAACCACCGTACTGCCCGACACTGGATATGAAGGAGGAGGGCAGAGCGCTCCTCCTCCAGAAGCGAGAACTAGCGTAGGAGCGCAATCCACAGATAGTTCTACGATGCAAAGTTACGATGGAGTAGCTCAGGTATCCAACTACGACGTAGTACCCTCGTCTAGTTATGACGAAGCAGCACAACATATTACTTCATATGATCTACCATTTGCATCCGCAGGCGAAAATTCTATGAGTACCAATTCCATCCCTTCAACTGAGATCCAAAAGGGTCAGGAACAGCAAAATGTTTTCCACGATGCTGTCAAAGAGAAATCAAATAATGGTCAAACAGTTCTGAACGCACCTGTTGCGAAGGAAACCTTCGGAACAAAAGAAGCAGGGAAACTAGAGAAGTACATGGAAGACGTGGATAAGAGATCAACCAAAACCTCGGGGAAAGCAGCTGTAATCGGCCCGCCAGCTGATCGTGCACCTCCTCGACGGGGAGCGGTTGAAG gTTGTCCCGAACCAGTACTGTGTGCGAAGAACTGCTTCGTGTACATCAACGAGAATGGATGTCAGGACTGTCAATGCTTATGGCAAGCACTCG CTTGCGATAATGATAACGATTGTCCGGAAGAGGTCCAGTACTGTGATCTCGGAAAGTGCAACTGTAGGCCAGGCCAGCGACAAGACATGGCACGTTCAGGATTCTGCGAACCAGATCCCAAATTTAAAGGAACTTTTCCACAAGAAG ATATTGGACAATTCGCAAAGAGAACAAAACGTGCCGCAACGAGCCAGCTCGATAGTTTGAACAAACATGCGCACCTGGAAGTTCCCACAGATACAAGAACGATTCTTCCAAGGGTATTCCAATGA